Genomic window (Flavobacteriales bacterium):
ATAATTATTGAAAGTTAATGTTTTTTTAACATTAAAAGGTTGTTTAGTAATATAAAACGCAATAATTTTGCTTTAAAATAAAACACCAAGACCTAAAACCAATGAAAACACTACCTATTGAAGTCCAAGAAGAAATCATGGATCTTTTAGAAAGTAAAAACAGCGAAGCATTTATCAAAGCTTCTAAAATTAAGCAAGCTAGAATAATAGTAACACTTCGTCAGAAATATGATTTTAAGAAAAAATCATTAGGAATGAATTAATAAAAAAGCCACTTGTTTAAGTGGCTTTTTTTATCGGTTATTATGAGGTTAACTCTAACCAAAGTTATCCCCCTTTGCTTTTTAAGCAAAGGGGGTTTTTATTTAATTACTTTTTTACAAATCTGTTGGTAATCATTTCACCATCCTTAGTTTCAAGTTGATAAAAATAGATTCCACTAGATAAATGATTTACATCAATAGAAAAGCTTTCAGACATAGCATTTTTGCTATAAAGCACTTGTCCACTTAAGTTAACTATAGCTACTGATTTAATCAATTGATTCGCTTGAATATTTAATTGATTACTCGTTGGGTTAGGGTAAACATTTAAATCAAGATCATTTTCTTTAACCTCATCAACTGAGACAAAATTTCCAGCCTCGATGGTAACTATTGATGTTGCAGAGCAACCTGCATCATCTACTACAATTGCTGTGTAGACATCTGGAGCTAATCCAGTTGCCATCGCTGAGTTTCCACCTGAAGGCGACCAAATATAAGAATAAGGTGTTGTTCCTCCAGACGCAGTAACTTGAGCTGACCCATCGTTTGCCCCGTAGTAACTTTCGTTGGTACTTGTAGTACTTACTGATAAATTACATCCTGGGTCATTAATAATAATCGTTACAGATACAGAACAGTTATTCGCATCAGTAACTTGTACCGTATAAGTTCCTTTGGATAATGCATTTTGGAAAATACTGGTAGAACCTCCTGGAGACCAAAAATATGAATATGGAGCTGTTCCTCCTACAGCTGTTACAGAAGCTGTTCCATCGTTACCACCAACTGTTGTTACATCAGAACTCGTAGTACTTGCGCTTAAAGTACAAACAAAATCTTCTACATACTCAGTAAGCGTTACAGAGCATCCATCTGCATCAGTTATTTCGATAACATATGATCCAGGAGAAAGGTTTGAAGCAGAAGAACTCGCTGAAATATTAGGATGCCAGTCATATGAATAAGGAGGTGTTCCATTATTCACTGTAATATTGATTGAACCATTGTTCATTCCAGTATTAGAAACATTCGTTACAGCAGCTGAAGCCACAAGTTGACAACTAGGCCCATCGTTTATTGTAACTGTAGCTGTAGCAGTACAGTTATCTGCATCTGTTACAGTACAAGTATACGTTCCTGGAGAAAGGTTTGAAGCTGTACTTCCGTTCCCTCCTGAAGGTGTCCAAGAATATGAATAGGGAGCTGTACCACCAAATGTTGATACCGTTGCACTACCATCGTTAGCTCCTTGAGCAGACACATCTGTTTTTGAGATTGTCGCTGAGAAATTACACCCTCCAGAACCTGACTCTAGTAAAATATCGTCGATCGTTAGTTTAAACTGATCAAAACAATCATGATGTCTAAAAATTAAATAAATATTATTTTGACCTGCATAAGCTGCACTCGAGACACTACGTGTAAAAACCTGGCCTCCAGTAGCCATTGTTTCTGAAAAGATCAATGTAGCATTAGCTAAGTTAGTAGGACTTGTAGATAAATACACTGAATATTTCTCAGCTGGGTAATTGGGATCTGTTGCAGCAACTTTCCAAGAGATATCCGAAGAAGTTACTGATGAAAGGTTTAGTACAGGAGAAATAAATAAATTATCTGGTGTTATTCCTACACCATTACCACTATCATAAGACTCTGAAAAAATAGCCTCTCCCAATGGAGATAAGGCAGTAGGAGGGTTAGCATTTCCCCAATTCACTTCTTGGAAATTAAACCCATCGTTATTCAAGTCTGCAATTGACCAGGATTGAAAATCAGCTGAAGTACTCGCTGACAGAATTTGTCCGTAACTACCATAATACAGAATGGCCGCTATCGCAATAAGTAATACTTTTTTCATATTTAACTGTT
Coding sequences:
- a CDS encoding T9SS type A sorting domain-containing protein, whose protein sequence is MKKVLLIAIAAILYYGSYGQILSASTSADFQSWSIADLNNDGFNFQEVNWGNANPPTALSPLGEAIFSESYDSGNGVGITPDNLFISPVLNLSSVTSSDISWKVAATDPNYPAEKYSVYLSTSPTNLANATLIFSETMATGGQVFTRSVSSAAYAGQNNIYLIFRHHDCFDQFKLTIDDILLESGSGGCNFSATISKTDVSAQGANDGSATVSTFGGTAPYSYSWTPSGGNGSTASNLSPGTYTCTVTDADNCTATATVTINDGPSCQLVASAAVTNVSNTGMNNGSINITVNNGTPPYSYDWHPNISASSSASNLSPGSYVIEITDADGCSVTLTEYVEDFVCTLSASTTSSDVTTVGGNDGTASVTAVGGTAPYSYFWSPGGSTSIFQNALSKGTYTVQVTDANNCSVSVTIIINDPGCNLSVSTTSTNESYYGANDGSAQVTASGGTTPYSYIWSPSGGNSAMATGLAPDVYTAIVVDDAGCSATSIVTIEAGNFVSVDEVKENDLDLNVYPNPTSNQLNIQANQLIKSVAIVNLSGQVLYSKNAMSESFSIDVNHLSSGIYFYQLETKDGEMITNRFVKK